The genome window AAAAGCCGGGCACACCGTTGCCGGATGGTTTTATAACCCCAACATTCACCCGCTGGCCGAATACCTGCGCCGCCGCGAAGGCGCGGCGCGGGTAGCGGCCTTGCACGATATGCCGCTGTTCTTTCCATATCAGGGGCCATATCAGGGGCCATATCAGGGGCCACAGCAGGGGCCGGAAGCGGACCCGGGTGCGCCGGGCAGGGCCGAATACGGCGTTGCCGCCTGGTGCCGGGCCGCCCTGGACGCGCCGGGCGGCCGCTGCCTCTATTGCCGGGAATCCCGCTTTGACGCGGCCGCGAAGGCCGCCCGCGAGCGGGGGTTTGACGCGTTCACCTCTTCCCTTCTCTATTCGCGGCGGCAAGATCATGACGGCATGCGGGCGGCGGGCGAAAAAGCCGCGGCAACGTGGAACGTCGCCTTTCTGTACCAGGATTTCCGCCCTTTTTGGCAGGCAGGCATTGCCGCGTCAAAGGAACTCGGTATTTACCGCCAGCAGTATTGCGGCTGCGTGTTCAGCGAGGAAGAGCGCTACGCGCGGGACCTGGAAAAAGCCGTTCAAAACCTTTCCTGAACAAACGGCTTGCGGATAAAAACCGCCGGGCCGCTTACACCATACGCGGTTTTCGCGAGCCGATGCCGCCCTTGTCCACCCACGTTCCCGCCAGTAGCTGCGGGATGTTCCCGCTCTCTTCGACCGGCATGAAAAACTCCCTGTGGTTGTCCAGATGGGCCAGCCACCAGGCTTTCAGGTACAGGAGGAAGTGCTGCGGGTACGTATCAAGGTGGAACAGGCTTTCGGCCTTGAGGAGGTATGCGCGCAACTCCTCGTGCTGCATATCGTACAGCGCGGCGTATCCCGGCTCGTTGAACTCGAGCACCATTTTTTCGGTGCAGCAGTGTATGCCCGCGTATGACCGGAACGCCAGCAGCGCCGGCAGGGCGACGGCCCCCCGGTCATGCCGCCGCATATGGTACAGCAATGTATTGATCGCCCCCATGAGCCCCTTGTGCTGGTCATCTATGATGGAAATACCCGTTTCATACTTTTCTCGAAAAATAAGCATCATATCACACGCATCGTCACGATCATTCATCATATTATGATTACCAGCATATTTTTTATTCACCATGAAAATCTCCCCGTGCAATGTATTTTTCTTCATTGATGAAAGAATACATTGGCAACATGCAAAAAAATTCTTCTTTCACCTATTGTTTATCTGCGGGAATATTACTGGTACATGATATGATTCTTATAAAGAACAGCCTCCACCTTTCCGCGTATCACGGCCGCCGGTCCGCTTTTCCCGGGGGCCGATCCGGGGTATTATCCGCCGACACCGCCGGGTGAAACGGCGGCCGATTGAAGGCCCCCATGTAAGGAATGCCATGCTGCTCTATATCCATGTGCCCTTTTGCCGCGCCAAATGCCGTTACTGCGCGTTCTATTCCGTGCCGCTCCCCGGCCTTGGGGCGTTGCGCGAGTATACGAATGCGCTGCTTCTGGAAATTGCGCACTGGGGCGACACGCTGGGCAGGGAAAAAATAGAGAGCATATTTTTCGGCGGCGGCACGCCAAGCC of uncultured delta proteobacterium contains these proteins:
- a CDS encoding conserved hypothetical protein (Evidence 4 : Homologs of previously reported genes of unknown function), which translates into the protein MRVLLHLCCGPCAIMPVRELQKAGHTVAGWFYNPNIHPLAEYLRRREGAARVAALHDMPLFFPYQGPYQGPYQGPQQGPEADPGAPGRAEYGVAAWCRAALDAPGGRCLYCRESRFDAAAKAARERGFDAFTSSLLYSRRQDHDGMRAAGEKAAATWNVAFLYQDFRPFWQAGIAASKELGIYRQQYCGCVFSEEERYARDLEKAVQNLS
- a CDS encoding hypothetical protein (Evidence 5 : No homology to any previously reported sequences) produces the protein MVNKKYAGNHNMMNDRDDACDMMLIFREKYETGISIIDDQHKGLMGAINTLLYHMRRHDRGAVALPALLAFRSYAGIHCCTEKMVLEFNEPGYAALYDMQHEELRAYLLKAESLFHLDTYPQHFLLYLKAWWLAHLDNHREFFMPVEESGNIPQLLAGTWVDKGGIGSRKPRMV